The Azospirillum baldaniorum genome segment AGCCGGTGTAAGCCTGCTGGCGCCCGCGCGCCACGACCAGCGCGTCGCCCTCCACGTCGGTGGTGACCACGCTGCCCGCCCCGACGATCGCGCCGTCGCCCACCCTGACCGGTGCCACCAGCGCGGTGTTGGAGCCGATGAAGGCCCCGGCGCCGATGTCGGTGTGGCTCTTGGCGTAGCCGTCGTAGTTGCAGGTGATGGTCCCGGCGCCGATGTTGGCCTTCGCCCCCACCCGCGCGTCGCCGATGTAGGTCAGGTGGTTGACCTTGGCCCCGGCCTCGATCTTCGCGTTCTTGATCTCGACGAAGTTGCCGATGTGGGCGTCGGGGCCGATCTCCGCCCCCGGGCGCAGGCGGGCGTAGGGGCCGACCTGGGCGCCGCTGTCCACCCGCACCTGCTCCAGATGGCTGAAGGCCTTGATCTCGACGCGGTCGGCGACGACCACGCCGGGGCCGAACACCACATGCGGGCCGACGATCACGTCGCGGCCGAGGCGGGTGTCCACGCAGAAGGTGACGCTGTCCGGGTCGGTCAGGGTGGCGCCGTTGTCCATGGCGGCCTTGCGCAGGCGGCGCTGGATCAGCTTCTCCACCTCCGACAGCTCGGCGCGGGAATTCACGCCGACGACCTCCGCCGGGGCGGCCTCGACCACGGCGCAGGCCATGCCGTTGCTGCGGGCGATCTGCACCACGTCGGTGAGGTAGTATTCGCTCTTGGCGTTGCTGTTGCCGATGCGGTTGATCAGGTCGAACATCCGCGCGCCGTCGAAGGCCATCAGACCGGCGTTGCACAGGCTGACCTGGCGCTCCTCCTCCGAGGCGTCGAGATACTCGACGATCTTCTCCAGCCCGCCGCGGGCGTTCAGGATCAGGCGGCCGTAGGCGCCGGGATCGTCGGGGCGCATGCCCAGCACGACGACCGCCGGGTCGTTCGGCTGGCGCCGCGCGGCGACCATGGCGCGCAGCGTGTCCGGCGTGACCAGCGGCGTGTCGCCGTAGAGCACCACCACATCGCCGTCGAAGCCCTCCAGCAGGCCGAAGGCGGCGCGCACCGCGTCGGCGGTGCCGCGCTGCTCATGCTGCACGGCGGTGGGGTAGGGGGCGACGGCGTCGGCCACATTGTCCATGCCGGGGCCGACCACCACGACGACATGATCGGGGTCGAGCGCCCTCACCGCGGACAGCACATGGCCGACCATCGGTTGGCCGGCGACGCGGTGCAGGACCTTTGGCAGGTCCGACTTCATGCGGGTGCCTTTGCCGGCGGCGAGAATGACGCAGGCGAGCGGGCGGTGCTGAGTCATCGGATATCCCTGCAGTATTGGAAACGGGTTATGGCAAACGGGTGGAAAAACGTGCGCATCAAAATCCGGGCAATCGGTCTGTCCTCAAGCATTGAGTGCCACATCCGACGCCAGGACCCCAAGTCAACTTTTGTGTCAATCTGACATACACAAAACGCGGCCCGAGGGTGTACGCATCCCGCGCCAGCGGCACCGAAGGGCCTATGCGGGGGTGGATTGCCGGAACAGGGGCTCGCCGCCGGGGGAGGGGCGTGCTATCGAAAGAGGTATCCGCCCGTCTTTGCCCCGTCATGGAATGTCCGCCGATGTCCATCATGTCCGCCACCATTCCCTTTTCCGCGGTCGTCTTCGACCTGGACGGCACGCTGATCGACAGCGCGCGGGACATGACCCGCGTCCTGAACCGCACCCTGTCCCGGTTCGCGCGGCCCACCCTGACGGAGGAGCAGGTGCGCGGCATGGTGGGTGACGGGTCGGCCGCCCTCGTCCGGCAGGCCTTCGCGGCGACCGGCGACGCCCTGACCGAGGATGCTCTGAAGACGGCTCTGGCCGACTATCTCGACGCCTATTTCCAGGACGACGAACCCCCGGTGCTCTATCCCGGCGTCCCGGAAACCCTGGCGGTGCTGGCGGACAGTGGCGTCAGGCTGGGGCTGTGCACCAACAAGCCGGAGCGGATCACCCGGAAGCTGCTGGACGGGCTGGGCCTGTCGGCCCTGTTCGGCGCGCTGGCCGGCGGCGACACGCTGCCGGTGAAGAAGCCCGACGGGCGCCATCTGTCCTGGGTCGTCGACGCGCTGGGCGGCGGCAGCGCCGCGATGGTGGGGGACAACCGCAACGACGTTAAGGCCGCCCGCGCCGCCGGGGTGCCGGTGGTGGCGATGACCTACGGTTATCCCCGCATGCCGGTGCAGGAGTTGGGCGCCGATATCCTGCTCGACCGCATCGCCGACCTGCCGGACGCCCTGCGGCGGCTGGGCGCCTGAACGGCCGGCCGCGCTGCCGGGTCCGGCGAGGGCTTCGCCGTAGGTCTCCTTCTTGTCATGGTTAACGAGAGATTAACAGTGGCTAACGAAAGGTAAATGTAGTTGGATGGGTGCATCGAATGGTGGTGAGCGAAGGAGACACCCGATGGCCCAGATCCTTGCCTTCCCCGGTAAGACCCAGACCGGCAACACCCTCTCCGCCGACGTTCTGTCCATCGAAGGCCACACCACCAGCTTTACCCCGGCCAACAGCCAGATCGACTCGGCCACCGCCGACTTCGATCGGATGATGGCCCACCACAGCGACCTCCAGCGCAAGATGGCCGAGTTCAACCGTCTGTGCGAACAGGCGCTGGCCGAGCGGCCGATGGCCGAACTGCTGTACCATCCCACCGCCTGCAGCGGCAGCGTCGGGCGCGCCTGACCCCTCAAGGCGGGGCGGGACGCTCCGCCGTCTGATCGGTCTTGCGGGCGGCGATGAGGTGGACGACGACGCCGCCGAATCCGCTGTCGGTTTCCAGCCGGACGGGCAGGGGCGGGCCGGCCCCCTCCACCGGAGCGATCCACAGATCGACGGGCTGGCGCTCCTCCCGGTTTCCGCCGCGCTGCCAGAAGGGTTGGCGCGGCGTGCGCTCGTAGCCGGCGATCGGCTTGTGGGAGACCCGGCATTGCCGCGCCGTCCCCGAGAACACCGAATGGCGCGACGCCCCGACCATGGTCATTCCCCGGTCCGTGAAGATCATGTCATACCGGCGCCGCCCATCATAAATGGGCACCGTGCGCTGGCATCCCTCGCCGCGAAGCCCGGCGAGCAGCAATTCCAGAACCCCGCTTAACGGATCGCGGGTCTGACGGGTGAGGTTCTCGGGGACGGGGTCGCGGTCCTCCTCCTGCGGAGGCGGGGAGACCTGCGTGCGGACGCGGCCGTCCGGCCCATAATCCAAGGTGACGGTCCGCGGGGAACCGCGCAGAACGCCGGACTGGGTATGGCGGATCGGGACGACGCCATCCGGCCCGACCGTGCCGACGCTGAGCGATTGGGTTTCCCAGGGAAACAGGCGCCCCAGAAAGCCGTCCGTCGCGGCGTTGACCTGGACGCTGTAGCGGCCCTCGGTCAGGGTCAGTTCCGCCCGCGCGTCGAGCACGGCCACACCGCCCACATGGACGCGGTAGTCCAACTGCCAGCGCTGCGCCAGGGCGGGCAGGGAGAACAGACCGGCGAACGCCGCGCACATTCCTGCGATGAGGCCGGTGACGAGGGTGGCCGAGGGACGTCTGGCGGAAAGCTGGGCGGGAAGCGCGGTCCGGTGCGTCATGTCCATTGGCTCATCGGGGGCTCCGGGCGGAAGGGCTTCTTTGATATTGGTGTGAAACAGGTGCTTGACAGGAGGGGTCGGGGCCTTTAGAAACCCGCCTCACCGCAGCGGTGGCAACGACGCGACAGCGAAACGAGCCTGATGCCGACGCGGTTTTACTGGGATGGGCGCATAGCTCAGCGGGAGAGCACACCCTTCACACGGGTGGGGTCGTAGGTTCAATCCCTACTGCGCCCACCATCCCAAAGTCCGGTGGTTCATGGGCTTTGCGGATGGTACCATCCCCTCCACCATATGGGCCGGTCAAGATCGGGGTCCGTCGGGCCTCGCGTTGTCGTCTCTGTGGTGCGTCAGCGGTTGTTTCTTTGGGATGGGCGCATAGCTCAGCGGGAGAGCACACCCTTCACACGGGTGGGGTCGTAGGTTCAATCCCTACTGCGCCCACCATCCCAAACACCGCCTCCTCTCCCAGACATCGTTGGAATTCGCCAGTAATGGGCTGTCGCGCCGGTTGCGTGGCCCTGTGCTTGGACGCAACACCACAAAATACCCTTGCCCAATCGCGTGTGCCTTTTTGAGACGAACGCCACCGCAGTTGATTCAGATCAGCTACAGCCCGTGGGGTTTTCGTTTATCGCTTCCAGCATCCGATTTGCTCAATCATCTGGAAGCAGTGACATGGAAGATACGCGCGTGACCCTTCTCGCCCTCGGCCTGCTGGTCGTGGCGCTCGTCGTGATCCTCGGTTCGGTGGTCCTGTCTCCGGCCACCCTGGTCCTCCTGGCCACGCTCGGCGCCTGGGTGAACCTGACCTATCTGGTCGTCGTCACGCTGATGCGCTGACCCCGCCCGCGGGCGGGGGATCGCAGGGTCCGACCCGCCCGCTGGCTTGCCCGCAGGATGGAAAAATTTCAAATTCGGGCTCGCCCGGTTAATTCCATGACTGGACAGCGCCGATCCGGCGGTTTATCCCAGCGCCGTTTATGACGCCTGTGGAGCACCCGCCATGACCTCCCTCGCCGCCGCCCGCCTGCCGGAGTCGGAACAGCCCCTGCCGGTCGTCCGCAGCGTGGACGATCTCCGCGCCCAGGTTGCCGCCTGGCACCGCGACGGCAAGACGGTGGCCCTGGTGCCGACCATGGGGGCGCTGCACGACGGCCATCTCGCTTTGGTGCGCCGCGCGCGGGAACTGGCCGACCAAGTGGTCGCCAGCGTCTTCGTCAACCCGACCCAGTTCGCCCCGCACGAGGACTTCGACCGCTACCCGCGCGACGAGGCCGGGGATTCGCGCAAGCTCGCCTCGGCGGGCTGCCATCTGCTCTACGCCCCCACGGTGCGCGCGATGTATCCGGAGGGCTTCGCCACGGCCATCTCGGTCGGCGGCCCGGCGGAGGGGCTGTGCGGCACCTTCCGGCCCCAGATGTTCGGCGGCGTCGCCCTGGTCGTGACCAAGCTGTTCCTGCAGGCCCAGCCCGACGTGGCGGTGTTCGGCGAGAAGGACTACCAGCAGCTCATGGTCATCCGCCGCTTCGCCCGCGATCTCGACATCCCGGTGCGGGTGGAGGGGCTGCCGACGGTGCGGGAAGCCGACGGGCTCGCCATGTCCTCGCGCAACGCCTACCTGTCCGCCGATGAGCGCGCCCGCGCGCCGGAGCTGAACCGCGCGCTCCTCGACGCCGCCTCGGCGCTAGCCGGCGGGGCGGAGGCCGCGACGGTCCTGGAGGCGGTTCGGGCGCGCATCACCGCCGCCGGTTTCGGCTCCATCGACTATGTCGAGCTGCGCGACGCCGACACGCTGGTGCCGGTGACCCGCGCGGAGCGTCCGGCGCGTCTGCTGGCCGCCGCCTGGATGGGCAAGGCCCGCCTGATCGACAACGTCCCGGTCCTTCCGGCGTAGCCGCCGGCGTTCCATCCCCGGTCCGCACGCCTGCCCCCGCCACGCGAAGGATCGCAGAGGGGGTGTGGTGTCCTATACTCTCTGGCGACCGCGCTGTTGCGCGCAAGAACCAAGGGAAGGAAGGCACCATGCCGTATGATTCCGTGGACACCGCTCGCCGTCTTGGGTTGAAGGACGCCGAGTTGCTGCGATTCCAGGGCTTCGTCGATGGCCGGTGGATCGACGCCGACAGCGGGAAGACCGTGGAGGTGACCAACCCCGCCGACGGCAGCGTCCTGGGCAGCGTGCCGATGATGGGCGCCGACGAGACGCGCCGGGCCATCGAGGCCGCCGAGCGCGCCTGGCCGGCCTGGCGGGCGCTGACCGCCAAGGAACGAGCGAAGACCCTGCGGACGTGGTTCGACCTGATGATGGCGAACCAGGAGGATATCGCCCGCATCATGACGGCTGAGCAGGGCAAGCCGCTGGCCGAGGCGCGGGGCGAGGTGGCCTACGCCGCGTCCTTCATCGAATGGTTCGCCGAGGAGGGCAAGCGCGTCTACGGCGACACCATCCCGCAGCATCTGCCGGGCCGCCGCATCGTCGTGACCAAGGAGCCGATCGGCGTCACCGCCGCCATCACGCCGTGGAACTTCCCGGCGGCGATGATCACCCGCAAGGCCGGCCCGGCGCTGGCCGCCGGCTGCCCGATGGTCATCAAGCCGGCGACCGCCACCCCGCTGACCGCGCTCGCCATGGCGGTGCTGGCGGAGCGGGCGGGCATTCCGGCGGGCATCCTGAGCGTCGTCACCGGCTCCGCCCGCGCCATTGGCGGCGAGATGACCGGAAACCCGACGGTGCGCAAGCTGACCTTCACCGGCTCCACCGAGATCGGCAAGGAGCTGATGGCCCAATGCGCCGGCACGGTGAAGAAGGTGTCGCTGGAACTGGGCGGCAACGCGCCCTTCCTGGTCTTCAACGACGCCGACCTTGACGAGGCGGTGAAGGGGGCCATCGCGTCGAAGTACCGCAACACCGGCCAGACCTGTGTCTGCGCGAACCGTCTGCTGGTGCAGTCGGGAGTTTACGACGCCTTCGCGGCCAAGCTGGCCGAGGCGGTGAAGGCGCTGAAGGTCGGTCCCGGCCTGACCACCGAAGGGGCGCAGCAAGGGCCGCTGATCGATATGGCGGCGGTGGAGAAGGTCGAGGACCACATCCGCGACGCCACGGAGAAGGGCGCGCGCGTGGTGCTGGGCGGCAAGCGGCACGAACTGGGCGGCAGCTTCTTCGAGCCGACCATCCTCGCCGACGTGACTCCGGCGATGAAGGTGGCGCGCGAGGAAACCTTCGGCCCGGTCGCCCCGCTGTTCCGCTTCGAGACGGAGGAGGAGGCCGTGCGCATGGCCAACGCCACCGAATTCGGTCTGGCCGCCTATTTCTACAGCCGCGACATCGGCCGCGTCTGGCGGGTGGCGGAGGCGCTGGAATACGGCATCGTCGGCATCAACGAGGGCATCATCTCCACCGAGGTCGCCCCCTTCGGCGGCATGAAGGAAAGCGGCATCGGCCGCGAGGGTTCCAAGTACGGCATCGAGGATTACTTGGAAATCAAGTATTTGTGCATGGGCGGCATCGGCGGCTGAATGCCGGGCGCTGATTTCAAGTAAAAAAGCGGGGCTGGTCGCGCGACGCGCTTTGACCGGTCCCGTTTTTTTATCTAGGATAAATCATCGTTAAATATGCCCATGCCCCATCCGGGGAATGATGGGGGAAAGGCGGCCCGTGCGGTTCCTGCTGCGGCGCTCCGATGGGGAATCGGTGTCGTTGATGCCTGTCCTCGTCGCGGTGTTTCTGGTGCTGCTCGCCGCGTTGGGCACCTGGACGGTGGTCTCCGCCAAATCCGGTACGCGAAGCGCCGGTGGCGACCGCAAGGCGCAGAAGACTTACGCGTCCCTGCCGACGATGACCTTCACGCTGGGCGGCAGCGACGCGCGTCTGGTGGACATCCGCGTGCTGCTGGAGATCGAGCCCACCGGGGACCCGAACCCGGCTATGCCCTTCGTTCCGCGCATCGCCGACCAGATGGCCGACCGGCTGCGCCAGATCGAGCCGGGCCAGTTGAACGGGGCCGAGGGCGCCAACCTGATCAAGAGCACCGTGGCGAGCGTGATGAAGCGCGAGGCGCAGGCCATTCGCGTGCGCGAGGTGCTGCTGGAGCGGATGGTGGTGCGGTAGCTGGTGGCATCGCTTGCCCCCACCCTAACCCTCCCCCGCTTCGCAGGGGAGGGAACGGACGCCGCTTTGCAGAAGGCACCCTCCCCTGCGAAAGTGGGGGAGGGTCGGGGTGGGGGCAAGCGGCGCCCCAGGGAAAACGCCTTACTCCGCCGCCGCGCGGCGGTCGGCGTCGCGCTTCAGACGGGCGCGCTTCAACTCTTCGGCCAGCAGGAAGGCCAGTTCCAGCGCCTGGCTGGCGTTCAGCCGCGGGTCGCAGGCGGTGTGGTAGCGCAGCGCCAGCTTGTGGTCGGTGATCGCCTGGGCGCCACCCGTGCACTCCGTCACGTCCTGGCCGGTCAGCTCGAAATGGACGCCGCCGGCGTGGGTGCCCTCGGCCTCGTGCACCGCGAAGAAGTCGCGCGCCTCCGACAGCACCTTCTCCACCGGGCGGGTCTTGTAGCCGCTGGAGGACTTGACGGTGTTGCCATGCATCGGATCGCTGGACCAGACGACGACGCGGCCCTCGCGCTGCACCTTGCGCAGCAGGGGCGGGAACTTCTCCGCCACCTTGTCGGCGCCCATGCGGACGATCAGGGTCAGGCGGCCCGGCTCGTTGGTCGGGTTCAGCAGGTCGATCAGGCGGATCAACTCGTCCGGATCGGTCGTCGGGCCGCACTTCAGGCCGATCGGGTTCTTCACGCCGCGCAGGAACTCCACATGCGCGCCGTCCAGCTGGCGGGTCCGGTCGCCGATCCACAGCATGTGGGCCGAGACGTCGTACCAGTCGCCGGTGGTGCTGTCGACGCGGGTCATCGCCTGCTCGAACGGCAGCAGGAGCGCCTCGTGGCTGGTGAAGAACTCGGTCTCGCGGATCTGCGGGGTGGTCTGGGCGGTGATGCCGCAGGCCGCCATGAAGCCCAGCGTCTCGTCCAGCCGGTTGGCGATCTCGCGGAACTGCTCACCGGCGGGGGAGCGCTCGACGAAGCCCAGCGTCCACTGGTGCACCTTGTGCAGGTCGGCGTAGCCGCCCTGCGAGAAGGCGCGCAGCAGGTTCAGCGTGGCGGCGGCCTGGGTGTAGGCCTGCATCATGCGCTCCGGGTCGGGAACGCGGGCGTCCGGCGTGAAGTCGAAGCCGTTGATGATGTCGCCACGGTAGGACGGAAGCTCGATCCCCTCCAGCACCTCGGTGTCGGCCGAGCGCGGCTTGGCGAACTGCCCGGCCATGCGGCCCACCTTGACCACCGGGATGGCGGCGCCGAAGGTTAGCACGACGGCCATCTGCAGCAGGACGCGGAAGGTGTCGCGGATGTTGTTCGGGTGGAACTCCGCGAAGCTCTCCGCGCAGTCGCCGCCCTGCAGCAGGAAGGCGTTGCCGGCGGCGGCGGCGGCGAGGCTGTCCTTCAGCCGGCGCGCCTCGCCCGCAAAGACCAACGGGGGATAGGAGGACAGGCGCTGCTCGACCGCTTCGACCTTGGACGGGTCCGGATAGGTCGGAAGCTGCTTCGCCGGCTTCGACCTCCAGCTGTCGGGGGACCAACGCTCAACCATGACGCCCGCTCTTTCCTTGTGCTAAGGGTTCCTCTCGAAGGCCGGATGGCGGCCAGAGGGGTACTCTGTATAGCGGTCGCCGGGAAATTTTTCCATAGTTTCGACCGCAACTTCCGCAATGGATGATGCGGCGTCGCGCCCGAAAAAGCGCGCTGGCCGGGGCATCCGGCTGGAGCCTATACAGACGGTTACGCAGGTGTGCGGAAGGGTTGAACGGGTGAAACCATCCTCCTGGGGTCAGGCGGCCTCCGTCTATCTTGACCGGCGCGTTCTGGCCATTCTGTTTCTTGGCTTTTCGGAAGGGCTGCCGCTGGCGCTGACCGGGTCCACCCTGTCGGTCTGGCTGCGCGAGGGCGGCATCAGCAAGACGGCCATTGGCCTGTTCGCGCTGGTCACCATGCCCTACGCGCTGAAGTTCGTCTGGGCGCCGCTGATCGACCGGCTGCGCCTGCCGGTGATGACCCGCCTGTTCGGGCGGCGGCGCGGCTGGGCGCTGGTGGCGCAGGCCGGGCTGATGGCGGCCCTGATCGGGCTGGGCAGCACCAACCCGGTCACGGACATGTGGTGGACCGCCATGCTGGCCGTGGTCGTCGCCTTCTTCTCGGCCAGCCAGGACATCGTGGTCGACGCCTACCGCGTCGAGGTTCTGGAGGAGCACCAGCAGGCCGCGGGTGCGGCCATCCTCGTGCTCGGCTACCGCTTCGGCATGCTGGCGGCGGGGGCGGGGGCTTTGTACCTCGCGGAGTTCTTCGGCTGGCATGTCGCCTACTACGTCATGGCCGGGCTGGTCGCGGTCGGCATGGTGACGATCCTGCTGAACCGCGAGCCGAAGGTCGCGGACACCGCGGAGTCCAAGGCGCGGGAGCAGCATGTGGCCGACTGGCTGGCCGCCCGCCCGCACCTGACGGGCTGGAAGGCGGACCTGCTGGCCTGGATCTACGGCGCCGTCGTGGCGCCCTTCGTGGAGTTCATGACGCGCCCGTCCTGGGCGGCGGTCCTGCTGTTCATCGCCTGCTACAAGCTGGGGGACGTGCTGGCGGGGGTGATGTCGGCGCCCTTCTACGTCGATCTCGGCTTCGAGAAGACGGAGATCGCCAACGTCACCAAGCTGTTCGGCCTATGGGCGACGATCATCGGCGGGCTGATCGGCGGCGTGCTGGTCGGGCGCATCGGCGTGCTGCGCGGGCTGCTGGTCGGCGGGCTGATGCAGATGCTGTCCAACCTCGGCTACGTCATGCTGGCGCAGGTCGGGCACGACGTGTCGGCGCTGGCGGTGACGGTGGCGCTGGAGAATGTTTGCGGCGGCATCGCGACGGCGGCCTTCGTCGCCTACCTGTCCAGCCTGTGCAACACGGCCTACACCGCCACGCAATACGCGCTGCTCAGCAGCTTCTACAAGCTGGGCGGGGACCTGTTCGGGGCGTCGTCCGGCTGGCTGGCCGAGCGGATGGACTGGAGCAGCTTCTTCCTGCTGTCCACCGGCGGGGCGGTGCCGGGGCTGCTGGTTCTGCTGTGGCTGATGACGCGGCCAAGGCGGGACGAGGCGGTCGTGAAGGCCGGAACGTGAGACTTGCCCCCACCCTGGCCCTCCCCCGCTGGGCGGGGGAGGGGAATTGGGGCGTTAGGGGTTACTTCACCGGGGTCATCTTGCCGGAGCCGGGGCCGGCGCCGAGGTCGGCACCCGTCACCGGGTTCACGTCGGTGCGCGACATGGTGCGCTTGGCGGCCTCGTTGACGGCCTTCATCTCTTCCGCCGCCAGCCGGACCGAGGGGTTGCCGTCACCGCCGCTGACCGGGCCCTGGTCGGGGGTGACGTTCACGAACTCCCACTGCTCGCCCTGGTTCCACGGGCCGCGCATGTCGCCGTCGCCCTGGCTCATGTTGTAGTACTTGTCGGTGTATTCGGGGTTGCCCGGCAGCTTGCCCGGCGGGAAGTTGTTCTCGATGGAATAGAGCGCCTTCTCGAACATCTTCTGGTGCGCCACCTCGCGGGTCATCAGGAAGGTCAGCGCGTCCTTCACGCCCGGATCCGGGGTGATGTTGATGAGGCGCTCATAGATGATCTTGGCCCGCGATTCCGCGGCGATGTTGGAGCGCAGGTCGGCGGTCGGCTCGCCGATGCTGTCGATGTAGCCGCCGGTCCACAGCTGCCCCGCGGAGTTGGTCAGGGCCGGGCCGCCGCCGTAGAGCAGGGCCAGCGTGTGGCTGCCGTTGCCCTTGGCGATGTCGGCGTAGAGGTCGGTGACCTCCTCGGCGCCCTCGGCCAGCTTGCCCTTCACGCCCTTGGTCAGCATGGCGACGATGCTGCCGATGATCTCCAGATGGCTCAGTTCCTCGGTCGCGATGTCGATCAGCATGTCCTTGCGGCCCGGGTCCTCGTCGGAAAGGCCCTGCGTGAAGTAGCGCAAGGCCGCCGCCAACTCGCCCTGGGGACCGCCGAACTGTTCCAGCATCAGGCTGGCCAGCTTCGGGTCCGGTTCGGCGACGCGGACCGTGTACATCAGGTTCTTGTTGTGCATGAACATGCGTAGGAGCCCTCCCGCTGCCTGGATGAAGGATGGGAGGCGACGGCTTCCGCGGGGGTGCTTGACCGCCGCCGTGATCGCCGCCGCCATCGTCGTGTGCCCTCAACACAGGCTTCTTAGAAGCGTTCCAGGAAATCAGGCTCCTGACCTTTGGTTTTATGTCCGATCGTCAGGACACCTTCTCGCGCATCAGGACGAACTCCTCCGCGGTAGACGGATGGAGGGCGATGGTGCGGTCGAAATCTCTCTTTGTGGCGCCGCAGTTCAGGGCGATGCCCAGCCCCTGGACGATCTCCGGCGCGTCCATGCCCATCATGTGGCAGCCGAGCACGCGCTGGCTCTCGCCGTCCACAACCAGCTTCATCAGGACGCGCTCGTCGCGGCCCGACATGGTGTGCTTCATCGGGCGGAAGCCCGCCTTGTAGATGTCCACCGTCGCGAATTTCGCCCGCGCCTCCGCCTCGGTCAGGCCGACGGTGCCGAGCGGCGGGATGGAGAAGACGGCGGTCGGGATGTTGGCGTAGCTGATGCTGGTCGGGTTGTCGTTGAACAGCGTCTCGACGAAGGCCCGCCCCTCGGCGATGGCGACAGGGGTCAGGGCCATGCGGTCGGTGACGTCGCCGACGGCGAAGATGTTGTCCACGCTGGTGCGCGAATACTCGTCCACCCGGATCGCCCCGGCGTCGTCCAGCGCGACGC includes the following:
- the glmU gene encoding bifunctional UDP-N-acetylglucosamine diphosphorylase/glucosamine-1-phosphate N-acetyltransferase GlmU; translated protein: MTQHRPLACVILAAGKGTRMKSDLPKVLHRVAGQPMVGHVLSAVRALDPDHVVVVVGPGMDNVADAVAPYPTAVQHEQRGTADAVRAAFGLLEGFDGDVVVLYGDTPLVTPDTLRAMVAARRQPNDPAVVVLGMRPDDPGAYGRLILNARGGLEKIVEYLDASEEERQVSLCNAGLMAFDGARMFDLINRIGNSNAKSEYYLTDVVQIARSNGMACAVVEAAPAEVVGVNSRAELSEVEKLIQRRLRKAAMDNGATLTDPDSVTFCVDTRLGRDVIVGPHVVFGPGVVVADRVEIKAFSHLEQVRVDSGAQVGPYARLRPGAEIGPDAHIGNFVEIKNAKIEAGAKVNHLTYIGDARVGAKANIGAGTITCNYDGYAKSHTDIGAGAFIGSNTALVAPVRVGDGAIVGAGSVVTTDVEGDALVVARGRQQAYTGWAKRFRERKQNEKAKKA
- a CDS encoding HAD-IA family hydrolase — translated: MSIMSATIPFSAVVFDLDGTLIDSARDMTRVLNRTLSRFARPTLTEEQVRGMVGDGSAALVRQAFAATGDALTEDALKTALADYLDAYFQDDEPPVLYPGVPETLAVLADSGVRLGLCTNKPERITRKLLDGLGLSALFGALAGGDTLPVKKPDGRHLSWVVDALGGGSAAMVGDNRNDVKAARAAGVPVVAMTYGYPRMPVQELGADILLDRIADLPDALRRLGA
- a CDS encoding DUF3108 domain-containing protein; translated protein: MTHRTALPAQLSARRPSATLVTGLIAGMCAAFAGLFSLPALAQRWQLDYRVHVGGVAVLDARAELTLTEGRYSVQVNAATDGFLGRLFPWETQSLSVGTVGPDGVVPIRHTQSGVLRGSPRTVTLDYGPDGRVRTQVSPPPQEEDRDPVPENLTRQTRDPLSGVLELLLAGLRGEGCQRTVPIYDGRRRYDMIFTDRGMTMVGASRHSVFSGTARQCRVSHKPIAGYERTPRQPFWQRGGNREERQPVDLWIAPVEGAGPPLPVRLETDSGFGGVVVHLIAARKTDQTAERPAPP
- the panC gene encoding pantoate--beta-alanine ligase — encoded protein: MTSLAAARLPESEQPLPVVRSVDDLRAQVAAWHRDGKTVALVPTMGALHDGHLALVRRARELADQVVASVFVNPTQFAPHEDFDRYPRDEAGDSRKLASAGCHLLYAPTVRAMYPEGFATAISVGGPAEGLCGTFRPQMFGGVALVVTKLFLQAQPDVAVFGEKDYQQLMVIRRFARDLDIPVRVEGLPTVREADGLAMSSRNAYLSADERARAPELNRALLDAASALAGGAEAATVLEAVRARITAAGFGSIDYVELRDADTLVPVTRAERPARLLAAAWMGKARLIDNVPVLPA
- the gabD gene encoding NADP-dependent succinate-semialdehyde dehydrogenase, which produces MPYDSVDTARRLGLKDAELLRFQGFVDGRWIDADSGKTVEVTNPADGSVLGSVPMMGADETRRAIEAAERAWPAWRALTAKERAKTLRTWFDLMMANQEDIARIMTAEQGKPLAEARGEVAYAASFIEWFAEEGKRVYGDTIPQHLPGRRIVVTKEPIGVTAAITPWNFPAAMITRKAGPALAAGCPMVIKPATATPLTALAMAVLAERAGIPAGILSVVTGSARAIGGEMTGNPTVRKLTFTGSTEIGKELMAQCAGTVKKVSLELGGNAPFLVFNDADLDEAVKGAIASKYRNTGQTCVCANRLLVQSGVYDAFAAKLAEAVKALKVGPGLTTEGAQQGPLIDMAAVEKVEDHIRDATEKGARVVLGGKRHELGGSFFEPTILADVTPAMKVAREETFGPVAPLFRFETEEEAVRMANATEFGLAAYFYSRDIGRVWRVAEALEYGIVGINEGIISTEVAPFGGMKESGIGREGSKYGIEDYLEIKYLCMGGIGG
- a CDS encoding flagellar basal body-associated FliL family protein; the encoded protein is MPVLVAVFLVLLAALGTWTVVSAKSGTRSAGGDRKAQKTYASLPTMTFTLGGSDARLVDIRVLLEIEPTGDPNPAMPFVPRIADQMADRLRQIEPGQLNGAEGANLIKSTVASVMKREAQAIRVREVLLERMVVR
- a CDS encoding class II 3-deoxy-7-phosphoheptulonate synthase encodes the protein MVERWSPDSWRSKPAKQLPTYPDPSKVEAVEQRLSSYPPLVFAGEARRLKDSLAAAAAGNAFLLQGGDCAESFAEFHPNNIRDTFRVLLQMAVVLTFGAAIPVVKVGRMAGQFAKPRSADTEVLEGIELPSYRGDIINGFDFTPDARVPDPERMMQAYTQAAATLNLLRAFSQGGYADLHKVHQWTLGFVERSPAGEQFREIANRLDETLGFMAACGITAQTTPQIRETEFFTSHEALLLPFEQAMTRVDSTTGDWYDVSAHMLWIGDRTRQLDGAHVEFLRGVKNPIGLKCGPTTDPDELIRLIDLLNPTNEPGRLTLIVRMGADKVAEKFPPLLRKVQREGRVVVWSSDPMHGNTVKSSSGYKTRPVEKVLSEARDFFAVHEAEGTHAGGVHFELTGQDVTECTGGAQAITDHKLALRYHTACDPRLNASQALELAFLLAEELKRARLKRDADRRAAAE
- a CDS encoding AmpG family muropeptide MFS transporter, with protein sequence MKPSSWGQAASVYLDRRVLAILFLGFSEGLPLALTGSTLSVWLREGGISKTAIGLFALVTMPYALKFVWAPLIDRLRLPVMTRLFGRRRGWALVAQAGLMAALIGLGSTNPVTDMWWTAMLAVVVAFFSASQDIVVDAYRVEVLEEHQQAAGAAILVLGYRFGMLAAGAGALYLAEFFGWHVAYYVMAGLVAVGMVTILLNREPKVADTAESKAREQHVADWLAARPHLTGWKADLLAWIYGAVVAPFVEFMTRPSWAAVLLFIACYKLGDVLAGVMSAPFYVDLGFEKTEIANVTKLFGLWATIIGGLIGGVLVGRIGVLRGLLVGGLMQMLSNLGYVMLAQVGHDVSALAVTVALENVCGGIATAAFVAYLSSLCNTAYTATQYALLSSFYKLGGDLFGASSGWLAERMDWSSFFLLSTGGAVPGLLVLLWLMTRPRRDEAVVKAGT